In Paenibacillus sonchi, the genomic stretch ATATAGTCACAAAAACACAATATTTTCTTCGCTTTTTCGACATATTTTTCAGCGAAAACATCATACTTTCGACCTTTTTCTCCGATAAATTAGATACAGCAGGAGATGAAGAGGACGGGAACAGAACAGATGAGACATCTTAAGGTAAGACATAAAATGCTATTGCTGGCAACAGTCTTTATAATTATGCTTATTGGGACCGGAGTTGTCGGCATCATCACCGCCAAGCATATGGCAACAGGGTCCGGTAAGTCCTTCAGCCAAAATTTGCAGCCGATGTTTCTGATAACAGAAATACGCGGAAACAACCGGGCAATTGAGTCCTTGCTCCTGGAAAGTCTGATTACCAAAAACGATGGCAAAAGCCAAGAGCATACGGCAGCTATCGGAGAGTATATCAACATCAACAATGAGCTGGTCACTCAGCTAAAGGCCATATCCTTCAGCAACAAAGACGTATCGAAAAAAATAAATGAGTATCTGTCCCTGCTTCCGGATTACCGGGCACAGCGTGACAGCATTGTCCAACTGGCCGGCAAAAAGCTCAAAAATGAAGGTTATCAGATCTTCTCGGGGAGCGTGTTCAGTAAATCGCGGGAGATCATGGTGAGTCTGCTTGAGGATACAGCCAAGCTGCTGGTTCAAGATGCCCGCAATCATAACGAATCCAACCAGCAAGATGCCCAAAGATCGTTGACCTTGATCATTTTGCTGATTCTTGCCGCTTTGGTGCTCAGTGTAGGTATCAGCATCCTCATTTCGAGGATGATTACCAAACCGCTTAAGGAGCTGCAGGTGCTGATGAAGGATGCAGAGGCAGGGGATCTCACCGCTTCCGCTGCCTATCCGTCGAGGGACGAGACCGGACAGCTCCACCGCTCGTTCAATGCAATGCTG encodes the following:
- a CDS encoding methyl-accepting chemotaxis protein gives rise to the protein MRHLKVRHKMLLLATVFIIMLIGTGVVGIITAKHMATGSGKSFSQNLQPMFLITEIRGNNRAIESLLLESLITKNDGKSQEHTAAIGEYININNELVTQLKAISFSNKDVSKKINEYLSLLPDYRAQRDSIVQLAGKKLKNEGYQIFSGSVFSKSREIMVSLLEDTAKLLVQDARNHNESNQQDAQRSLTLIILLILAALVLSVGISILISRMITKPLKELQVLMKDAEAGDLTASAAYPSRDETGQLHRSFNAMLKSLRTTMQGVSESTGLLSASSQEMCASAEQAAQASQFIAESSGEIAAGTGVQAETVDRAAHSVQAMAEEIDAARQSTHEMSGLMEEAAASADHGAAAVEVILAQMKEIAEATGKSSLLITDLLTQIQSQTEEAVQSIVRDSQLVSRGLSQSGAVPQVFAEIQESIRTAARQTAELREAIGHVSREALTVSQAMEQASEASRKSAEDVQNLSRAGEEQVTAMGEMLMSSRYLAALAENLHMNLGRFKL